In Acidimicrobiales bacterium, the genomic stretch CGTGCGTGCCGCTCGACGCCACGCACGTCGGCACGCCGGCCGCGTCGATGGCGTCGAGCGCGTCGACGACGCCGGGGACGGGGGTGAGCTCGGCCGCGATCACCTCGTCGTGGAGCCGCCGGTAGGGCTCGTCCCAGCCGTCCGGGAGCCGGTGGCCGAGGTGCTCCTCGATGATCGCCACCATGTCGGCGTCCGAGCGGCCGACGAAGCGCTCGACCACCTCCTCCTCGGTCATCGGCCACCCGAGCCCGGCCAGCACCTCGACGTCGACCCGCAGGGTGAGGCGCTCGCTGTCGACCAGCACGCCGTCGCAGTCGAAGATCACGAGGTCGGGGGGCATCGCCAGATCCTGCCCGAGGCTTTGCCCGCCCTGGGGTTCCCCTTGACCGGCGGGCGGCGACGCTACGGAGGTGCTCGTCTCGGACGTGCTGGTCGGCGACCGCTACCGCCTCGACGAGCGGATCGGCTTCGGCGGGATGGCCGAGGTGTGGCGGGCCACGGACGGGCCCACCGGCCGCGCGGTGGCCGTCAAGCTGCTGGCCGACGGCTGCGGCGACGCCCGCCGGTTCGCCGCCGAGGTGCGGGCCCTGAGCCGCCTGTCCCACCCGGGGGTCGTCCGCTTCCTCGGCGCCGGCGACCACCACGGGCGGCCCTACCTCGTCATGGACCTCGTGGAGGGCGAGACCCTGGCCGACCGGCTCCGGCGCGGGCCCCTGGGCCCGGCCGAGGCCGCCCGGGTCGGTGCCGGCGTGGCCGGCGCGCTGGCCGCGGCCCACC encodes the following:
- a CDS encoding HAD family hydrolase, which translates into the protein MPPDLVIFDCDGVLVDSERLTLRVDVEVLAGLGWPMTEEEVVERFVGRSDADMVAIIEEHLGHRLPDGWDEPYRRLHDEVIAAELTPVPGVVDALDAIDAAGVPTCVASSGTHEKLRTTLGVTGLLARFDGRIFSSVEVARGKPAPDLFLHAAARMGADPARCAVVEDSPFGLEAALAAGMRPYAYAGGLIPTRRLALPGVTLVDDLRDLPGLLLGEG